The following are encoded together in the Mycteria americana isolate JAX WOST 10 ecotype Jacksonville Zoo and Gardens chromosome 2, USCA_MyAme_1.0, whole genome shotgun sequence genome:
- the PP2D1 gene encoding protein phosphatase 2C-like domain-containing protein 1, which produces MTWEEQSQDQTNPPDFELSRDEEDHLEKVTIAPENDDSKHISIFCSACQQTIYPYHLLYHKKTHKALTLLGFDSPQTKIDNKTLLAQRQKLISKLTKIPKYSETHRQKIDYSFEFLMDNHTPTSYCDLANINNPSTFKKVNNSLIKALSICQDKNSTWQGDMEDRYIVLDNYGKRSDTCFLGLVDGSHGVTAAETVAAELPLLFLDQLAQTDSSYKKSKEEQQILDAFATVIKADYREREKIFSDKPGNDETNKTNTYEWIHKAYAKSFWRMDRLLRLGRNEVSKVRWSGCSAVTCLVERIPSKETDGTENEESKRSENNTHSPLARTAKGVAGLLHIANIGNAHAVLCKNGKSHCLSKEHSTSNVMERKRILQNGGNISTNEPDGLVEGYLRTTRGLGHHGDPVLKRSVIPVPHTVSVPIDDTCQFLILASNGLWEVLDYNEVLALTLTTFTHYLRMYECVQQNRTSPYKCQYLMPLTEDNLNDSKAINDLQDRIEMLYSNKDIFLTDSKGNLKQNKPTCSRRNYLQSEDGVPKESDDHKNQADPELSLFSNDEVNSQNREIKQSNSSTQGGSEKLKQFEDRKVYLHNSFQPQSQTAEQEETDTDTFCATGPSCIHKQLRENVLAIGSKDMKQPQEDKKACLSNYDSGPQLAKKMDSKILCDKPASYTGQELLKTVSPVGSKPPPQFGEDTNTYLSNCESQTAGRGRLTSERLYDNAASYISEQLVKTALAAGSRDNITILIVLLNGCDKIPHYVNI; this is translated from the exons ATGACATGGGAGGAACAATCTCAGGACCAAACAAACCCACCTGATTTTGAACTTTCCAGAGATGAGGAAGACCACCTGGAGAAGGTCACAATTGCACCTGAGAATGATGATTCTAAGCACATTTCAATTTTTTGCTCTGCATGTCAACAAACAATATATCCATACCACCTTCTttatcataaaaaaacccacaaagccctAACTTTGCTGGGCTTTGATAGCCCACAAACAAAGATTGACAACAAAACACTTTTGGCTCAGAGACAGAAACTAATTTCAAAATTGACGAAGATTCCTAAATATTCTGAGACACATAGGCAGAAGATTGATTATTCATTTGAATTCCTTATGGATAATCACACTCCTACATCATATTGTGATCTTGCTAACATTAACAATCCTAGTACTTTTAAGAAAGTCAATAattctttaataaaagcattatcAATTTGCCAAGATAAAAATTCCACATGGCAGGGAGACATGGAAGACAGATATATTGTGCTCGACAACTATGGAAAGAGGTCAGATACATGTTTTCTGGGGTTAGTTGATGGCTCTCACGGTGTGACAGCTGCAGAAACAGTTGCGGCAGAGCTTCCACTTTTATTTCTTGACCAGCTTGCTCAAACAGATTCCTCCTACAAAAAGAGTAAGGAAGAACAGCAAATTCTAGATGCTTTTGCCACGGTAATAAAGGCAGATtacagggaaagagagaagattTTCTCTGATAAACCGGGCAATGACGAGACCAACAAGACCAATACTTACGAATGGATTCACAAAGCGTATGCCAAGTCCTTTTGGCGAATGGACAGACTTTTACGACTGGGAAGGAATGAGGTTTCCAAAGTTCGCTGGAGTGGCTGTTCAGCGGTTACCTGTTTGGTGGAAAGAATCCCCAGCAAAGAGACAGATGGCACGGAGAATGAAGAAAGCAAGCGTTCTGAAAACAACACGCATAGTCCATTAGCCAGGACAGCCAAAGGTGTTGCTGGGTTACTGCACATTGCTAATATAG gtAATGCACATGCAGTCTTATGTAAAAATGGAAAGAGTCACTGCCTCTCAAAAGAGCACAGCACTTCCAATGTAATGGAGAGAAAACGCATACTTCAGAATGGTGGAAACATCAGCACTAATGAACCAGACGGATTAGTAGAGGGGTACCTGAGAACTACCAGGGGTCTTGGACATCACGGAGATCCAGTACTGAAAAGATCTGTTATACCTGTACCTCATACTGTATCTGTCCCTATCGATGACACTTGTCAGTTTCTTATTTTAGCTTCTAATGGGCTTTGGGAAGTTTTGGACTACAATGAAGTACTTGCATTAACTCTAACAACATTCACTCATTATTTGAGAATGTATGAATGTGTTCAACAAAACAGGACTTCTCCGTATAAATGTCAGTATTTGATGCCCCTCACTGAAGACAACTTAAATGACTCAAAGGCTATTAATGATCTGCAAGATAGAATAGAGATGCTGTATTccaataaagacatttttctcaCTGACTCAAAAGGCAACCTGAAACAAAATAAGCCAACATGTTCTAGGAGGAACTATTTGCAAAGTGAAGATGGAGTTCCTAAGGAAAGTGATGACCACAAAAATCAAGCTGATCCAGAACTGTCTCTTTTCAGTAACGATGAAGTAAATTCACAGAACAGAGAGATAAAACAGTCCAATTCTAGCACACAAGGTGgctctgaaaaactgaaacagtttgAGGACAGAAAAGTTTATCTACATAACAGTTTTCAGCCACAGTCACAGACTGCAGAGCAAGAAGAAACAGACACTGACACTTTCTGTGCAACAGGTCCAAGTTGCATCCATAAACAGCTGCGAGAAAATGTACTGGCAATAGGGTCTAAAGACATGAAACAGCCCCAAGAAGATAAAAAAGCATGCCTATCTAATTATGACTCAGGTCCGCAACTGGCAAAAAAAATGGACTCCAAGATACTTTGTGACAAACCTGCAAGTTACACTGGTCAAGAACTGCTAAAGACTGTATCACCAGTGGGTTCTAAACCACCACCACAGTTTGGTGAGGACACAAACACATACCTGTCCAACTGCGAATCACAAACTGCAGGAAGAGGCAGACTCACCTCTGAGAGACTCTACGACAATGCAGCAAGCTACATTAGTGAACAACTGGTAAAGACTGCGTTAGCTGCAGGTTCAAGAGATAATATTACTATTTTGATTGTACTTCTAAATGGATGTGACAAGATACCACATTACgtcaacatttaa